The stretch of DNA CGCTTGAGGTAAAAGTATTGAGGGATTATCAGTTTCCAAAGGAAGAACAAGCTAAGTTGCCCAAAAAATACACGTGTTTTGAGCTATCCGACCATTACCCCTTGATGGCTACTTTTAAGTTTAAGTAATGAATCTTAAGAATTAAATCTTGTTTTTAGAGGATAAAAAGGATTATTGATTACTTTTTGAGTAAGAAGGTATTAATAAATATTATTTTAATGTTTACAATACAATGAACGAATGTTGCAGTTAAAAAATACCTTTGTTTTATTAATAGTTTTATGCTCTTTTTCCACTCTGTCTCAAACAATGATTCAGACTTCTTACTTGGAACGCAAATTAACTCCAAAGCAAATAGAAGGATATAAGCTTTTATTTATAGAAGGTGGCACATTTAATATGGGGCAAGGAGTCGATGAGGATATTTTACGTAGAGTTACTGTCAGTAGTTTTTATATTAGTGCTACAGAAGTGACTAATCTAGAGTACCGTGAATTCTTGACTTGGATTCAAGAATATCGCCCCCAAACGGCTCTTGATGATTTGCTGCCTGACCAAACAATTTGGCAGCGATATATAGGTGGAAACGTAGGAGATAAATTAGCCAAGGATTATTTTAATCTTCCAGCATTTGATTACTATCCTGTGGTAGGCGTTAGTTGGATTCAAGTTCAGTTATTTTTGGAGTGGAAAACCGATAGAACAAATGAACAGATTGCTATTGCTAATGGAGATTGGACACTAGCAATGCGGAAGAAATTTATCTTTTCTACAGATTCTTTTTTAAGGGATCTTTACCCCAATAAAAGTGAAACACCCCAGCAGAAGAAAGTTAAAAATTATATATTACCTTCTTATCGACTGCCTACTGAGGCGGAATGGGAGTTTGCGGCTTGGGCTTTATTGGGCAAACAAAACAGTACAGATCAAGAGGAACAAGGTATTCAATCCTATACTCATGTCCCGACTACTTCTACAAGACCTCGACATGCCATTTCATTTGTTAATCAATATCGTAAAAAGGTGATTAAACATACAAAGAAACACCCTGTTCCTGCTTATTATGACCACAATAAATACCAATTGCCTAAGCATGTCTTTGAAGGAGATATTAATCGTTATGGAATCTATAATATGAATGATAATGCTTCAGAATGGGTGGTAGATGCTTATCGTCCTATTTCTAAGGTGGTTCCAGATGTTTCAAGTAGTGATCTTAATCCAGTTATAAACTTAGATACGGTAAAAGAAGGGGAGATAAATGCGATTAGAGAATTTGACTATAAAAAGGTTGAAAAGCCTAGCTTGAATCCTGTTGAGATTGCTGCTATAAAAAGGGTTTATAAGGGCGCTAATGTTGCACAAGAAACAGGCAAAAGGGGACCTGGATATCGTTATTCGGAAAGAGCAAAAGGAGAATATACGACACTAATCGGATTTAGGTGCGCTATGACAAGAGTTTCACTTAAGTAGAATTGTTATAAATTTCTGTATTCATTTTTTTTTAGACAGTTGCTTATCTTAGATTTGATCGTGTACCAAATTCAGAGATAAGCAATTGTTTTTTTATTCAACAAAGAGACCAATTATTAAAAAAATAAGCAGAAGCAAATTGTGTATATAAAATACCAAACGAACGTTTGGTAGAAAAATGGCAAAAAATTTGGTTTTCAAACAACCGTTTGGTAAGTTTACTGTTGTTATGATTGAAACTTCTTTACTTTGCTGTTTTTAGAAGAGAAGGATTGGAGTAAGAATAAAATAGAGAAATAAAATATGCCAGTTCAAAAGACGACAAAAGACGAGATTATTGCAAAATCAATAGAAGTATTCCGAAAACAGGGGTATTACAAGACGTCTATGAGTGATTTGGCAGAAGCATGTGGCTTGCAAAAAGGGAGCTTTTATTATCATTTTAAAAGCAAGGAGGAGTTGATGCAAGCAGCTTTGCAGATGGTACATAGTTATTATACCAAAAAAGTATTTTCGATAGCGTATGAAAAGGACTTATCTGCTGAGGAACGTTTTGTGAAATTGTTTAAGAAACAAGAACCCATCATAACGCAAGATTTAGCAGGCTGTTTATTTGGTAATATGACCTTGGAAAGCATCAGTAATAAAATGGAGTTTAAGAATTTTCTAAAAGCCTTTTTTTCAGACTGGATTGCTGCTTTTCAGCATTTGTATCAAGAAAATCATACAGAAGAAGAAGCCCTAGTTTTAGCCAAACAAAGTGTCATGGAGATAGAAGGGGCTTTGATGATGATGCGTTTATACGATGATATGGATTTGTTAAAATCAGCATGTGTTCGGGTTTTAGAACGCCTAAAGAAGCAATAAAATGATTGATACCGTAGCACATTCAATACATACAGAAACAGGCAAAAGTCTAGGAGTGACGGCTTATGCAACTTCTGATGTGCCTCTTAAAGCTGTTTTGGTACTCTGTCCTGCAATGGGAGTAAAACAGTCGTTTTACAAAGATTTTGCAAGATTTATGGCAGCGAAAGGCTTGGCTACTTATACCTTTGATTATAATGGAATAGGGGCTTCAAGTAAGGGGGCAATTAAAGATTGTACAACGGATTTAAAAGAGTGGGCGAGCGATATAGAAAGAGTTGGAGAGTATGCAAAAAAAGAGCATAAAAACTTGCCTTTGTTTGCAGTTACCCATAGTGTTGGTGGGCAATTATTAGGCTTATCGGCCTCCGCAGGCAACTGGGATGCTATTGTGACCGTCGCTTCTCAAAGTTGTTATTGGAAGTATTGGTCAGGAATACATCGGTTGAGAATGTGGTTCTTTTTTCATGCTTTATTGCCTGGGCTGGCAAAGGTAGTTGGTTATTTTCCTGCTAAAAGGCTAGGTTTGTTCGAAAACTTACCCAAAGGGAGTGCTTTGCAATGGAGCAAATGGGCTAAACAGCCTTTGTATATGAGGGGAGAATTTCCTAAGGCACATTTCCAAGCAATAACTTGCCCTATTCATGCTTATAGCTTCTCAGATGATGAAGAGTTTGCCCCAAAATCTGCTGTGGATTGGTTGCATCAACAATTTAACAAAGCAACTGTTCAACGCTTTCATATCGCCCCCAAGGAAGTTAATCTTAATAAGATTGGGCACTTCAGCTTTTTTCGGGCATCCATGAAGCCCATTTTCTGGGATCGTGTCTATTCCTTTTTTGAAAAGGAATCAAACAAACGTTTGATAAAACTATAAATTATCGTAATATTAATGTAGTAATGAGAATAACAGAGTTAGGGATTAATTATATATTATAGTTGTTGTAAAACAGGCCTCGTACAAAGGCTTATTATGGCAACAGACCTAACTTAAGAGATAGAATTCCCTTTTTTAACAACCATTCTAAAATTATTAAACAAGGATGAGTAGAAGAATCAAAAAAGTAGCTGTATTGGGATCTGGAGTCATGGGCTCTGGAATTGCAGCACACTTTTCTAACATTGGTCTTGAAGTATTGTTGTTGGACATCGTACCATTTGACCTAAAGGAAGAAGAAAAAAATAATCCAGCAGCACGCAATAGAATTGTTAATGCTGCCCTAAAAGCTTGTATTAAAAACCGCAAACCTGTATCTGCATTTTATGATACTAAAACTGCGGCACAAATTACTACGGGTAACTTTACCGATGATTTTGAGAAAATTAGTGATTGCGACTGGATTATTGAAGTTGTTGTAGAGCGTTTAGACATTAAACAGCAAATCTTTGAGAAAGTAGATCAATATCGTAAGCCTGGTTCTTTGGTAACCTCCAATACTTCTGGGATTCCAATTCACATGATGTCAGAAGGACGCAGTGAGGATTTCCAAAAGAATTTCTGCGGAACGCACTTCTTTAATCCTCCTCGTATCTTGCGTTTGTTTGAGGTAATCCCAGGTCCTAAAACAGATCCAGCTGTATTGGATTTCTTTATGATGTATGCTGATCGTTATTTGGGTAAGCGTGCGGTAATGTGTAAAGACACTCCTGCATTTATTGCCAATCGAGTAGGGGTTTATGCAATGGCTAAGATTTTTCAATTGACCGAAGAATTAGAATTGCCAATTGAAGCTGTTGATAAATTGACAGGAGATGCGATTGGACGTCCTCGTACAGGAACCTTTGCTTTGGGCGATTTGGTAGGCTTGGATACTGCTGAGAAAGTAATCAAGGGAATTGTTAACAATTGCCCTAATGATGAACAAGCAAGTGCCTTTAAAATGCCAGCATATTTGAATTTTATGTTGGAAAACAAATTCTTAGGAAACAAGACTAAGAAAGGATTTTATGAGCGTACCAAAGAAAAAGATGCTAGTGGTCGTAAAATCAAACTAGGATTGAATCTAAAAACATTGGAATATGCACCTACACAGCGAGTAAAAATGCCCGTGCTAGATGCTGTTAAACAGGTCGATACGTTAAGAGGAAAAGTACGTACGTTCTGCAATGAAAAATACAGTGCAGACCCAGGTGCTCAATTGGTTAAGCGTTCTTTGGCTGGTTTGTTTGCTTATGTTTCTAACCGAATTCCTGAAATTGCAGACCACTTATATTCTATAGACGATGGCTTACGCTCAGGTTTTGCTTGGAAGGTAGGTCCTTTTGAGTACTGGGATATGGTAGGTATAAAAGAAGGAATTGCCATGGCTGAAGCAGATGGTCAATCTGTTGCACAATGGGTAAAAGATATGGTTGCTGCTGGGCATGAGAGCTTCTACAAGTTGGAAGACAATGTTCAAAAGTATTATGATATTGCTTCTCAGTCTTATCAAGTTGTTCCTGGAACAGAAGAGTTTATTATCTTGGACAATATCCGTTCTTCTTCTATTGTTTGGGAAAATTCGGATGCAGCCTTGCATGATATTGGCGATGGAGTACTTTGTTTTGAGTTCCGTTCTAAAATGAATTCATTGGGTGAAGGCGTTATTAGAGGGGTACATCAAGCCATTGAAATTGCCGAGGAAGGCGATTGGAAAGGTTTGGTAATTGGTAATAATGCAGAACATTTTTCTGTTGGTGCCAACTTGATGGCTATTGCTATGATGGCATACGAGCAAGATTGGGATGAGTTGAACATGGCAATTGACGTATTCCAAAAAACAAGCATGCGTATTCGTTACTCTTCTATTCCTGTTGTTATTGCTACACAAGGATATGTATTTGGTGGTGGTTGCGAATTCTCTATGCACTCTGATGCTGTTGTTGCTTCTGCGGAATCTTATATTGGTTTGGTTGAAGTTGGAGTTGGTCTGATTCCAGGTGGTGGTGGAACCAAAGAATTTGCTTTGCGTGCTAGCCAAGAATTTGGTCCTGGTGATGTTCAAATTCCTACCTTGATTGAAAAATTCAAAACGATTGCGATGGCTTCTGTTGCTACTTCTGCTGGTGAAGCATTCAAGCAAGGGTATTTGCGTCCAGGTATTGATCAAGTGAGTGTAAATGTATCTAGAACATTGGGCGAAGCCAAAAAGAAAGTATTGGAATTAGCGCCTAATTATACACAGCCTGCTCCTAAAAACGAAATCCTTGTCTTGGGTCGTGGCGGATTGGGTGCCTTATACGTTGCTGCCGAAAGCTTGAGATTGGGTAAATATGCCTCTGAACACGATATCTTGATTGCTAAAAAAGTTGCCTCAGTACTATGTGGTGGTGACTTAACAAGTGCACAAAAAGTATCTGAGCAGTATTTATTGGATATTGAACGCCAAGAATTCTTGAGCTTGTGTGGTGAACAAAAAACCTTGCAACGCATTCAGCATATGCTGGAGAAAAATAAACCACTTCGTAACTAGTAGTAAGTTGCAAGTCGTATGTGTTATGTTACTTGTGGTTTAATCAAAAAATGAAGCGAATGCAAAATAATTTTAGAGACTTAAAAATATGGAAGGTGGCAATGGATTTAGCCATTATAATTTACGACTTAACGGCTAAGTTGCCCAATACTGAAAAGTTTGGTTTAACTAGTCAGATGCGTAGAGCTGCTGTTTCTATATCCTCTAATATTGCAGAGGGTTCGGGGAGAGGATCATCTCCTCAATTCGCTCAATTTTTAGGATTTGCGCAAGGTTCTGCATTCGAATTAGAAACGCAATTGTTATTAGTTGAAAAAATGAAGTTATTGTCATCTGAAGAAATAAAGGAAGCGATGGATATGCTACATTATATTCAAAAGATGAATTTTAAATTGAAACAATCATTATCAAAAAAATAATCGTGAGGTTATGATAGAAAGACTTATGACTTTCTACTTATAACTTACGTCTAAAAAATAAAAAAATGGAAGCATATATTGTTGCAGGTTATCGTTCTGCAGTAGGAAGAGCCAAAAAAGGTGGTTTCCGTTTCTTCCGCTCAGACGATTTGGCGGTAGAAGTAGTTAAGTATTTGGCTGATAAAGTCGATTTTGATCCACACACAGTAGATGATGTTTTTGTGGGCTGTGCCAATCCAGAAGGAGAGCAAGGGCTACAAATTGGTCGTCAAATTTCACTGCGTGCATTGGGCAAGCCAGTTCCAGGGGTTACGGTTAACCGTTATTGTGCATCAGGATTGGAGACAATTTCGATGGCAGTGGCTAAAATTAAAGCAGGAATGGGACATTGTTATGTGGCAGGTGGAACAGAGAGCATGAGTTTGATCCCAATGACTGGATATAAGTTGTCTCCAAGTTATGAAGTAGGGTTGAATAACCCTGATTATATCGTGGGAATGGGCTTGACAGCAGAAGCAGTTGCCAATAAGTACGGCATTAGTCGTGAGGCACAAGATGAGTTCTCTTACAATTCTCATGTAAAAGCAGCAGCAGCTATTGATGCAGGGAGATTTAAAGATGAAATTGCTCCTGTTAATGTAAAGGAAGTAAAAGTAGTAAATGGTAAACGAGTAGAGAACGAATGGACGGTAGATACAGATGAAGGCGTTCGTAGAGAAACAACCGTTGCAGGGCTAGGAAAATTGCGTGCTGTATTTGCACAAGGTGGTTCTGTAACAGCTGGTAACTCTTCTCAAATGTCAGACGGAGCTGCTTTTGTTTTGGTAATGAGTGAGCAAATGGTTAAAGATTTGAATTTAACGCCAATTGCTCGTATGGTATCTTGTTCTGTAGCAGGGGTTGATCCATTGTATATGGGAATTGGTCCTTGTGCGGCTATCCCAAAAGCATTGAGCTATGCAGGTTTAAAATTATCTGATATCGATCAGATAGAATTAAATGAAGCATTTGCAGCGCAGTCTTTGGCTGTTATTCAAGAAGCAGGTCTAAATCCTGATATTGTCAATGTAAATGGTGGTGCAATTGCTTTGGGGCATCCACTAGGATGTACAGGAGCTAAATTGAGCATCCAATTGTTCAACGAAATGCGTAGACGCAACCAAAAATACGGTATGGTTACTGCTTGTGTAGGTGGTGGGCAAGGTATTGCTGGTATCTATGAGTTGTTGAACTAATATAGATTAATGGTTACTTAATAATATGTGTATAAGAAGCTGCTTAAAATTAAATTTTAGGCAGCTTTTTTTATTTACTAGGATGGGAGGCGACAGGAGCAAATTTTTCCACAAGCATTGCTAAGTCTTTATTTTCTGGATTGTGTTTTTTTAGTTCTTCTATAATCGGTAACGCATTAGAATATTCGTCTAATAAGCAATAAGATAAAGCGATATTATACAATACAATTGCTGATAAACCGTAGATTTTGAGTGAAAAATCATAATAGATAATGGCTTCTCTATAAAAACGAAGTTGGAAGAGTAGGTTACCTAATTCAAACGCTAATTTATTATCCTCTCCCAAAGGGTAATAACTGTCCCAGATTCGATGGATGGCTTGATACAAGACCCAGCGTTCATGATCGGTTATCGAATCAATTAAGCCCTGTAAATGGGGAGAAATTTGAAGAAAAATTTGAGCATCATAAGCACTTAACCTTAGGGTTGCTATAATATCTCGAAAGGATAAATCCTCAATATGTTGCTCTACAAATTTCTTTTGGATAAAAAAATCATCAGGACCATAATCATTGACAAAGCGCTCATAAGCATTATTCGTTTCTAGATAAGAACTAGCTTCAGGAAGGAACAGCAGGCAGCCCAAATTTAGGCTTAGATGTTGATGAAGCGGAAAGAGTGCCAATCCTTGTTCTTGGGTACAATACGTTTTAAAAGCATGATAATTGACCGCTAAAGAAAAACTTCCATGGATTGCCCTCGTAGGCAATGGTTGCGCCTCCAATTTAGACCAATGATGTTCGCCTCTATCTGCACTTAATAAGAGCAGACCTTTTTTAGATAATTTCCTTAGGCGTTCGATGCATTTTAGCCCAACTTTTGGGAATAAAAAATGTGTATTGGATAACTTTTTTTGATATTCTTCTAGTAATTTTTTGATGGGAGGACTTGCTTGATAAGCATCAAATTTTGTTGTTTGATACTCATAGACTAATTCTAAAGTAGCCAACAATTCTGTCGAATCTTGTTCAGCAGGGTCAGATGCTGTATGCAAGCTAACTAAGCAATCAAACAATTGCTGATTTTGAACCTTAAATAAATCTTGAGGAATACTGTCAAAAAAATAATTGGCAACTACGATCAATGGTTGTTCTAAGCTGTTAATTCCAAGTACTTTATTTTGATATTCAAGCTTAAGTTCAGTATCTTTTTCGGCATCAAAAAGTGCTAAATCCAACCAACCTTTTTCCAAGTAAGGCCCTAATCTAGGGTGAGTTTTCCAGAATTCAAAATTGGAAGTTGTAAAATCACTTAAAACATAACAAAAGGGAGGAAGTTTAAGGGCACTTTGCGTATAAAATTTTTCAAAATGCTTAAAAAAATGATAACAAAATCTACCATGTCCTGCACCCAATTCTAACAAATAGACGGTCTGAGTACTTTGTTTTTTGAGGGATAAATCTCGCAAAAAAGCAAGTACCAATTCTGCATAGGTTTTACCAACAACAGGATTACTTGTAATATAATGGGGAACGGTTCCACTGCTCCAAGCTTCTACTCCTTTTTGCTCATAATAAGCTCGTTGAAGTGCCCAAAGCTGGCTATCGGAAAATTTTGTTTTTTCTTCTAGTAAAAACATACTAAAGCTGGGATTAAAATAGGCGTAAGGAGTTATCTTATTGGGGGAGAGAAACTAAGTAAATTAATGACGTAGGAAATTCTCCTTTAGTGTACTATTGCTTATGGTCTTAGTTTGCTGTATAAAGGCTAAAAAATACATTACAATAAACCAATGGCAAGACCCTCACAGAGTAATCTACTCTTTTGTCCACCCATTTATGCTTATAACATCAATGTATCACTGTCTAATGCTTCTAGTAATAATGGTTTTAAGAATTTATCAACTTGTTCGGGACCATCTATTCTCCTTTCTATTAATAAATTAGATATAAGAATCATTAAATCTTCCTCATCAAAACTTTTTTTAATAGGCTGATTAGGGATGTAATCATTTACAATTAGCAAGTTAACTGCTTTTTTTGCGTCATCTGGATTAGTGATGTAATGACTAACAACGCCATCAGTCATAGCGTAATATGTTTCTTCAGAAGTTATTTTTGTAGTGCTAGATGCTAATTCACCTGAAGAGTGTCCTGTACTCTTATAAGTAACACTCCAGTTTTCAACACCAGGAATACCAGATCTTGGACCTAAGTTAATAACTGTATTTTTTTGTACTTTATTATTGCTGTCTTTCCAACCTGCATTCATTTTGGAAGCTAGCCCATCAATGGTATCATTAGTACCTTTATGGACTAATGTTGCTCGTTCTGTAATGACTGTCCAATACTCTTTTAATTCCCCATTCGCAAATGCTTCTTTGGCACTTCTTTCAACCTGAGAATGGTGGGCGCTATTATCGGCGCTAGAGATAGCCGTTATATTCTCCCAATTAGTTCCTGAGCCTCCTAGATGCTTATTTAGCATGTGTCCAGCTACCCAAGTTCCTCCAATGAGATTTTGTACCGCACTAGATACTGCTCTAACATCACCATTGGTTGGAGAACCTTTGGAGGCATCTAATTCCGCACCACTCCACTTTCCACCATTGGATTCGTTGGGCAGTTTTTCATCGTTTATTTTTGTTGTATGAGGAGTTACAAAAGCACCTTGCAAAACTTCATTTTTGGTG from Aureispira anguillae encodes:
- a CDS encoding four helix bundle protein, coding for MKRMQNNFRDLKIWKVAMDLAIIIYDLTAKLPNTEKFGLTSQMRRAAVSISSNIAEGSGRGSSPQFAQFLGFAQGSAFELETQLLLVEKMKLLSSEEIKEAMDMLHYIQKMNFKLKQSLSKK
- a CDS encoding formylglycine-generating enzyme family protein, which encodes MIQTSYLERKLTPKQIEGYKLLFIEGGTFNMGQGVDEDILRRVTVSSFYISATEVTNLEYREFLTWIQEYRPQTALDDLLPDQTIWQRYIGGNVGDKLAKDYFNLPAFDYYPVVGVSWIQVQLFLEWKTDRTNEQIAIANGDWTLAMRKKFIFSTDSFLRDLYPNKSETPQQKKVKNYILPSYRLPTEAEWEFAAWALLGKQNSTDQEEQGIQSYTHVPTTSTRPRHAISFVNQYRKKVIKHTKKHPVPAYYDHNKYQLPKHVFEGDINRYGIYNMNDNASEWVVDAYRPISKVVPDVSSSDLNPVINLDTVKEGEINAIREFDYKKVEKPSLNPVEIAAIKRVYKGANVAQETGKRGPGYRYSERAKGEYTTLIGFRCAMTRVSLK
- a CDS encoding alpha/beta hydrolase family protein → MIDTVAHSIHTETGKSLGVTAYATSDVPLKAVLVLCPAMGVKQSFYKDFARFMAAKGLATYTFDYNGIGASSKGAIKDCTTDLKEWASDIERVGEYAKKEHKNLPLFAVTHSVGGQLLGLSASAGNWDAIVTVASQSCYWKYWSGIHRLRMWFFFHALLPGLAKVVGYFPAKRLGLFENLPKGSALQWSKWAKQPLYMRGEFPKAHFQAITCPIHAYSFSDDEEFAPKSAVDWLHQQFNKATVQRFHIAPKEVNLNKIGHFSFFRASMKPIFWDRVYSFFEKESNKRLIKL
- a CDS encoding tetratricopeptide repeat protein, with protein sequence MFLLEEKTKFSDSQLWALQRAYYEQKGVEAWSSGTVPHYITSNPVVGKTYAELVLAFLRDLSLKKQSTQTVYLLELGAGHGRFCYHFFKHFEKFYTQSALKLPPFCYVLSDFTTSNFEFWKTHPRLGPYLEKGWLDLALFDAEKDTELKLEYQNKVLGINSLEQPLIVVANYFFDSIPQDLFKVQNQQLFDCLVSLHTASDPAEQDSTELLATLELVYEYQTTKFDAYQASPPIKKLLEEYQKKLSNTHFLFPKVGLKCIERLRKLSKKGLLLLSADRGEHHWSKLEAQPLPTRAIHGSFSLAVNYHAFKTYCTQEQGLALFPLHQHLSLNLGCLLFLPEASSYLETNNAYERFVNDYGPDDFFIQKKFVEQHIEDLSFRDIIATLRLSAYDAQIFLQISPHLQGLIDSITDHERWVLYQAIHRIWDSYYPLGEDNKLAFELGNLLFQLRFYREAIIYYDFSLKIYGLSAIVLYNIALSYCLLDEYSNALPIIEELKKHNPENKDLAMLVEKFAPVASHPSK
- a CDS encoding TetR/AcrR family transcriptional regulator, whose amino-acid sequence is MPVQKTTKDEIIAKSIEVFRKQGYYKTSMSDLAEACGLQKGSFYYHFKSKEELMQAALQMVHSYYTKKVFSIAYEKDLSAEERFVKLFKKQEPIITQDLAGCLFGNMTLESISNKMEFKNFLKAFFSDWIAAFQHLYQENHTEEEALVLAKQSVMEIEGALMMMRLYDDMDLLKSACVRVLERLKKQ
- a CDS encoding 3-hydroxyacyl-CoA dehydrogenase/enoyl-CoA hydratase family protein, with protein sequence MSRRIKKVAVLGSGVMGSGIAAHFSNIGLEVLLLDIVPFDLKEEEKNNPAARNRIVNAALKACIKNRKPVSAFYDTKTAAQITTGNFTDDFEKISDCDWIIEVVVERLDIKQQIFEKVDQYRKPGSLVTSNTSGIPIHMMSEGRSEDFQKNFCGTHFFNPPRILRLFEVIPGPKTDPAVLDFFMMYADRYLGKRAVMCKDTPAFIANRVGVYAMAKIFQLTEELELPIEAVDKLTGDAIGRPRTGTFALGDLVGLDTAEKVIKGIVNNCPNDEQASAFKMPAYLNFMLENKFLGNKTKKGFYERTKEKDASGRKIKLGLNLKTLEYAPTQRVKMPVLDAVKQVDTLRGKVRTFCNEKYSADPGAQLVKRSLAGLFAYVSNRIPEIADHLYSIDDGLRSGFAWKVGPFEYWDMVGIKEGIAMAEADGQSVAQWVKDMVAAGHESFYKLEDNVQKYYDIASQSYQVVPGTEEFIILDNIRSSSIVWENSDAALHDIGDGVLCFEFRSKMNSLGEGVIRGVHQAIEIAEEGDWKGLVIGNNAEHFSVGANLMAIAMMAYEQDWDELNMAIDVFQKTSMRIRYSSIPVVIATQGYVFGGGCEFSMHSDAVVASAESYIGLVEVGVGLIPGGGGTKEFALRASQEFGPGDVQIPTLIEKFKTIAMASVATSAGEAFKQGYLRPGIDQVSVNVSRTLGEAKKKVLELAPNYTQPAPKNEILVLGRGGLGALYVAAESLRLGKYASEHDILIAKKVASVLCGGDLTSAQKVSEQYLLDIERQEFLSLCGEQKTLQRIQHMLEKNKPLRN
- a CDS encoding thiolase family protein translates to MEAYIVAGYRSAVGRAKKGGFRFFRSDDLAVEVVKYLADKVDFDPHTVDDVFVGCANPEGEQGLQIGRQISLRALGKPVPGVTVNRYCASGLETISMAVAKIKAGMGHCYVAGGTESMSLIPMTGYKLSPSYEVGLNNPDYIVGMGLTAEAVANKYGISREAQDEFSYNSHVKAAAAIDAGRFKDEIAPVNVKEVKVVNGKRVENEWTVDTDEGVRRETTVAGLGKLRAVFAQGGSVTAGNSSQMSDGAAFVLVMSEQMVKDLNLTPIARMVSCSVAGVDPLYMGIGPCAAIPKALSYAGLKLSDIDQIELNEAFAAQSLAVIQEAGLNPDIVNVNGGAIALGHPLGCTGAKLSIQLFNEMRRRNQKYGMVTACVGGGQGIAGIYELLN
- a CDS encoding eCIS core domain-containing protein, encoding MPERDYIQEEEKHNINAKTWQDSSNLTTQAPHEKEITEANSIQQEAPPKASKEEQLALEKWRNSSDFQAGLQDILPTDTAATPSEQDINLRNFIEKWQREHDESEDDNSEMTATENTTGLPDDLKSGLEALSGISLDDVKVYYNSPLPALYNTHAFAQGTNIYIGPGQKKHLAHEAWHVIQQKQGRVKPTLQMEVEGNSVDVNQRKDLESEAEKIHQQVPVGNDKIQQVANSNKKKKGKKLGTKNEVLQGAFVTPHTTKINDEKLPNESNGGKWSGAELDASKGSPTNGDVRAVSSAVQNLIGGTWVAGHMLNKHLGGSGTNWENITAISSADNSAHHSQVERSAKEAFANGELKEYWTVITERATLVHKGTNDTIDGLASKMNAGWKDSNNKVQKNTVINLGPRSGIPGVENWSVTYKSTGHSSGELASSTTKITSEETYYAMTDGVVSHYITNPDDAKKAVNLLIVNDYIPNQPIKKSFDEEDLMILISNLLIERRIDGPEQVDKFLKPLLLEALDSDTLML